The Arachis ipaensis cultivar K30076 chromosome B05, Araip1.1, whole genome shotgun sequence nucleotide sequence ttttaccaTTTAAATATAAAAGTAATATCAAATAAGTTAATTGTCAATATATCATATGAtaaatacaaaagaaaaactagacCCATTTTGATGACACACCACTCAAAATCAAATCTACAAATTCAAGCATATTTTTCTAGCTTGGTTTAACATTGAAAAACAGagtagatcaaattaaaactcttATAATCTAATACTGTGAAATAGGAAAAACATAACAAAGTCaagttttctttaaaaaaaaaaaaatttaaatgataaATTACATTGAGATTCTGAAAGATAAAATGATAATACATATGATATACCTCAATATATATTAGTAATTATTTTTGCAAGTCTTTTCTAAAGGATACTAAATTACTTATTAGGAAAAGAAAAGTATATCACACATTTACCCAAAATATACACATCTTATCCTCATAAGTCATAACAGCTCTACACAATCAAGTTTCAGGTTTAACAAATTTGATGCTTTCTTGGGGATTCAATTCCATGCAGTATAGGAGACATAACTTAGAAAGACCAAACAACATGAAAATTGAAATACTAACTTCAGATGCCAGATTCTGCATAAAAATGTTTTATCTCTACAAGTAGCTTTGTGGTCACCTCTGATCTAGGAATACATGTGGTTTCCacataaataaacaaacaaataaataaataaataagaaaaaagaagtgGCCTGCTATGAACTTCTGCATGATCTGCTATAGGCAAAAGCATCAAGTTTCAAGCCATTCTCTAGcagagaagaaaagagttctgGTGCATCACACAGTTTTTTCATCACTACacattaatttgaacagagactATTACAGGAAACAACATTGTTATCATTTTCATCCAAGAGATACATATGCATACATCAATGATCTTCTTCATTTGGTTTTTATACGACAGCAGATAATTCACAACTAAAATATAAGGATGAATCTTTCAGACCTTGATTTTAATCCATTAAGAGTATGCTACAACAAGCATCACTGCAATTCCACATGTGTAATAGAATAGAGTTAATTACCCTTTTAAAGAATATTGAACCAATCATCGTCTCAATTCAAAAAGGGAAATCATTAAATATCTTTTATTAAAACAGTTCGTTATACATCAATTTTTCTCACTATATTATCAACAACTGAACAGCATTTACAAAGTATTAAGCAGAACACGAGTCGGAAACTTCAGTAAACTGGAAAGAGGCATAGGAGAGAGATCCTAATTCGATATTGCTGTGGATAACTTTGGCCTTTGGATTTCCACCAGCTGCACCAATGGCAACATGAAGTGGATAAAAGTGATCTGGCCATGGATGAGCCTTCTTCGCGTGCGGCGCTTTCTTATCCCAATTGTTTACATCCTCATATCTACAAAAGCAAGTGAAAAGCCTTCAGAACCAATCCATCAAGAACCAACATTCAATGCTTGCTAGCTTTAAAATGTTTTTCCTCCATTCATGATATCTGTCACTTTGTCAAATTTGGTACATTCTCAAGATATATTTGAGTTATGAATATATCAAATTTCCAAAGTGAGAGGTGTTACGAAATGGAGAGAGTATTAGACTATTGCGGTTAACATCCTTAATAAGATCAACCAAGCAATTAGCAAACGTGAACATCAAAGCATAAATAAGTTACCTTCCTTCAAGAAGAGCCCTTTTCAACCAATTATCGAATTCCAGAGCCCAGGGAACAGCAGTGTTGCCGGAATGAACTCTAAGCTCTCTCAGATTGTGAACAGCACTTCCAGAACCAATTATAAGCACACCTTCATCTTTAAGAGGTGTCAATGCCTTTCCCATGTTATAGTGATGAGTCCCATCCTTATCAGATTGAACAGACAATTGACATACCGGGATATCAGCTTCGGGGTACATCAACAAGAGTGGAACCCAAGCACCGTGATCAAGCCCTCTCCTCTTGTCTTCGTCGACACGGCCAAAACCGGATTTTTGAAGTAGTTCCTTCACCCTCCTTGCCAACTCTGGAGCCCCAGGTGCTGGATACTTAAGCTGTTGGCAAATTAAGCATATAAGCAATGAAGAGATTAAGATCATCATCCATGGATAACCGAGAACCATGCCAAATGACAAGCATTAGCATCATATGAAATGCCAAAAGCCGAACTTTTGAGACATAATTGTGTCAACAAAGTCATTGGCAAATCTTCAAGAAGAAATCATTTCTAGTATCTTAAAGCTATATTGCTAAATCCTAAACAATTGCATGTGAGTTTTCATAAATATATCAATTATCTAATgattctcaattatcaacttcacatgaaaataATTAAACGTGAGTCTCTACCATAAAAGAATCGGACAAATTCCAATGCAAGAAATAGGAATTACAACTAACTCGTGCACTTGGCTAAGATTTTTGGACCTATTGCAGGAATTTGACTAATCCGATTCGAATAACCAACAGAGTTTTTCATAGCTAAGTAAGTTTTTGGTTGCTCACGGTATCCTAAGGACTAATCTGTCGCGAATCTGAGATCAGCTCCATACACAAGGCAGGATTGGAACCACGATATTTGTTTAAGCATGTGAACTAACCACTCAACCAATCAAATCCAAGTTAATTATAGCTAAGTAAGTTGATGAACTAATTAAACAACTATATTccccaaaaaaaatatatatattttaagatAAGAAAGAGTGCGAAACCTGGTACATGGGTTTAGGGAAGCCATAAAAGTCGTAAATGGTTTCGTTTCTCTGAACAACATTGACGGAGGGAACTGCTGTGTCCCAATGACCGGAGATAACAAGAATGGCAGAAGGTTTCTGCGGGAAAATCCGATTCCACGATTTAAGAACCTTCCTTATCTCAATCGAATCGTCAATGGCCAACGTTGGTGATCCATGTGATATGTAGAAAGTGTCCTTCAAACTCATCAAAGCCATTACCTTCTTTATAATTTCCAATCAACGAATCAAAACTATGAATATCTTTTCTTTCTGGATTCTTCTCTATCAATCTTTCTTTGTTCGGTTTTGAATATATATGACTTTGTGATGACTGTGTCTTATATATACAGAAATCGTTTATGGTTAATGACGTTAGGTTCCAACCACTTTCCGTCCCCGTCGTTGAATTTCAACACACGTTAATGGAAATTATTATTTTAGATTCTATTATCTATTatcctattatatatttttaattttacacccaaaatgtgccacatgtaaTTGTAATTAGAATTAAATCTTTCCTTctaaagtcaccaaaaaaaaaaatctttccttctaaaattaagaaatttttccTTCTTCCAtaataattttacaaccaaaatgtgttaTATGTCATGTCACTCCTCGTTacaattgaaattaaatcttttcctccaaaattaaagaattaaagagttctcccctcTCTCATAccaattttacaaccaaaatgtatcACATGTCACTCATTCATTACAGTTGAAATCAAATAtttctcttcaaaattaaagagttccCCCCTTCTCCAtcttcctttctctatctctcttattctttcaactattctatctattttatatattataattaatatcaatgactaattactaatttgacaattaaaatgtgtaacatgacattctttaattgcattaaaattaaaattaaaatattaaaattgaaattgaaatatacatatattatgtatcatatattactatctaatttaataatcaaatgtgtcacattTAACATCATTAGAAATCcgaaatcttttttctttttactaaaaCCTTTCTGCGGGAAAAATAGTTATTTCAACCACTAAAAAATAAGCTGATAACTAACAATTAAGCTAATTTATCCAAATTGTCTTTTCATAATACTATAATAGCATCTTAGATTTTGATGAAATGGCAATTTGAATGGTTCACtatcaaattatattttattgttaAGATAACAATATCAATATAAAACTTTTGGTGtctaaaataagtaattaatataGGATCTTCTTTATATACCATGTTTGGAGAGGACCCCGGATTAGGGGTGCGTCATTGATTACGTGTGCGTTGGAGTCAAATGTCCTTCATAGCGGTAGGTAACAATTTTGGATAGTCACATTccatcttttttgtttttttatcaaaaaaaaaaatgaaaactagCTATATGCTAAACCTATCACCAGTCTGTTTATCCATTTAAATAGGTGAATTTTGCCTCTAAAATTAAACTCGTTGAAATTTCGGGTTAAACGAGCTGAACTCGATTAATCCGAAAAAAATGATGGATTAAACGGGTTAGTCTGCGGGCTAAACGGGCGGTCCGtttattttttacattttttaaaaaaaaacacttTTAGCCAATATTTTTCCCAATCTGACCCGAAAATTCGACTCATcaactaaaaaatttattttttaaatggtTTTTGACCTAAAAATggtatttttgtcaaaatatttttaaaaaataaaataaaatgataaatagGCTGGCCGTTTAATCCCGTCGGACTGACCATAAACGATCCGGATTAAAAAATTCTGGCCCGCAAATAAAACGGGTTTAAATAGACCAACCCATTTAATCCACAGACTTAACAGACCGGACTTAAATGAGCCGAACTAGCCCGTTTGACAGTCCTAATATCCATTATCCAACATTAAAACCGAACATTCTATATCCTAtgctcttttatatattttttcttcttcgaATACAACATTGTAGAAAGTTTTTCTTTTAATCATAAATTTCAACTCTAGAATCAGAAATTGTTTTTAATATTGGGACAAATATGATGTATAGCTACATTATGAGAGTGCAAAAAATTTAACCAAAATGTGACGGCTTTAATCAACAAATTGAACGGTCCAATTTGAGAGAGAGTAATCAGACGATCCGATTAGAGGCATTGCAGGTGCACAAATCGGACTGCATGCCACGCGTTACACATGCATGCACCCCTAGCCCATGCTTGTATACTACGGCTGCTTACCTCATCCCTTTCATTCATTAACCAAAATCTTTAATCAACAAATTGAACGGTCCAATTTGAGAGAGAGTAATCAGACGATCCGATTAGAGGCATTGCAGGTGCACAAATCGGACTGCATGCCACGCGTTACACATGCATGCACCCCTAGCCCATGCTTGATGCTTGNNNNNNCCGAAACTCCCATTACTAATTATCTTCATCATCTTAATTATgtaagttttaatttttaaatattttgatttaattaaaattatagtGATGTTANNNNNNNNNNNNNNNNNNNNNNNNNNNNNNNNNNNNNNNNNNNNNNNNNNNNNNNNNNNNNNNNNNNNNNNNNNNNNNNNNNNNNNNNNNNNNNNNNNNNNNNNNNNNNNNNNNNNNNNNNNNNNNNNNNNNNNNNNNNNNNNNNNNNNNNNNNNNNNNNNNNNNNNNNNNNNNNNNNNNNNNNNNNNNNNNNNNNNNNNNNNNNNNNNNNNNNNNNNNNNNNNNNNNNNNNNNNNNNNNNNNNNNNNNNNNNNNNNNNNNNNNNNNNNNNNNNNNNNNNNNNNNNNNNNNNNNNNNNNNNNNNNNNNNNNNNNNNNNNNNNNNNNNNNNNNNNNNNNNNNNNNNNNNNNNNNNNNNNNNNNNNNNNNNNNNNNNNNNNNNNNNNNNNNNNNNNNNNNNNNNNNNNNNNNNNNNNNNNNNNNNNNNNNNNNNNNNNNNNNNNNNNNNNNNNNNNNNNNNNNNNNNNNNNNNNNNNNNNNNNNNNNNNNNNNNNNNNNNNNNNNNNNNNNNNNNNNNNNNNNNNNNNNNNNNNNNNNNNNNNNNNNNNNNNNNNNNNNNNNNNNNNNNNNNNNNNNNNNNNNNNNNNNNNNNNNNNNNNNNNNNNNNNNNNNNNNNNNNNNNNNNNNNNNNNNNNNNNNNNNNNNNNNNNNNNNNNNNNNNNNNNNNNNNNNNNNNNNNNNNNNNNNNNNNNNNNNNNNNNNNNNNNNNNNNNNNNNNNNNNNNNNNNNNNNNNNNNNNNNNNNNNNNNNNNNNNNNNNNNNNNNNNNNNNNNNNNNNNNNNNNNNNNNNNNNNNNNNNNNNNNNNNNNNNNNNNNNNNNNNNNNNNNNNNNNNNNNNNNNNNNNNNNNNNNNNNNNNNNNNNNNNNNNNNNNNNNNNNNNNNNNNNNNNNNNNNNNNNNNNNNNNNNNNNNNNNNNNNNNNNNNNNNNNNNNNNNNNNNNNN carries:
- the LOC107644679 gene encoding extradiol ring-cleavage dioxygenase; translated protein: MALMSLKDTFYISHGSPTLAIDDSIEIRKVLKSWNRIFPQKPSAILVISGHWDTAVPSVNVVQRNETIYDFYGFPKPMYQLKYPAPGAPELARRVKELLQKSGFGRVDEDKRRGLDHGAWVPLLLMYPEADIPVCQLSVQSDKDGTHHYNMGKALTPLKDEGVLIIGSGSAVHNLRELRVHSGNTAVPWALEFDNWLKRALLEGRYEDVNNWDKKAPHAKKAHPWPDHFYPLHVAIGAAGGNPKAKVIHSNIELGSLSYASFQFTEVSDSCSA